A part of Maridesulfovibrio hydrothermalis AM13 = DSM 14728 genomic DNA contains:
- a CDS encoding beta-ketoacyl synthase chain length factor has translation MRLALSGIGIAAADIDSRSLSEAGRAGTTSLCTGKKTDTTELNDFFPPRKLRRVDHFTRMTLLAACRALHDAAGTDRKAPKTPLPLPEKMGIIISSGYGPSQTIFEFLDSIIDHGAACASPLAFSHSVHNIPAATLSIFLGTGCPYTTICQTFSPLITALNNAAIWIAEGRVKTVLLGLVDEKTPLLEDNTKRILQNKHPNSKAALLPVGEGAVFFVLSDTDNAQPTKYGSLVFDVIPSGKLAEQVGSTTLFTPARTLKRANALGINASSATNADMPAAGLELALAALHASENGHSCCAEQAGDNFGLVKITKDKD, from the coding sequence ATGCGCCTTGCTCTCTCAGGAATTGGCATTGCCGCAGCCGATATTGACTCAAGATCGCTGTCTGAAGCCGGCCGGGCAGGAACCACCAGCCTATGCACAGGCAAAAAAACTGATACAACTGAGCTGAATGACTTTTTCCCGCCCCGTAAACTGCGCAGGGTGGATCACTTTACCCGCATGACTCTGCTTGCGGCCTGCCGGGCTTTGCATGACGCAGCCGGAACAGACCGAAAAGCCCCAAAAACCCCGCTGCCCCTGCCCGAAAAAATGGGCATCATAATCAGCAGTGGCTACGGACCGTCCCAGACAATTTTCGAATTTCTGGATTCTATCATCGACCATGGAGCGGCCTGCGCCTCACCATTGGCCTTTTCCCATTCAGTGCACAACATTCCGGCGGCGACGCTGAGTATTTTCCTAGGGACCGGCTGCCCGTATACAACCATATGCCAGACATTCAGCCCGCTTATAACCGCGCTGAACAACGCTGCCATCTGGATTGCCGAAGGACGGGTTAAAACAGTGCTTCTAGGGCTGGTGGATGAAAAAACACCACTGCTTGAAGACAACACAAAGCGCATCCTTCAAAACAAGCATCCAAATTCCAAAGCTGCACTTCTCCCAGTCGGTGAAGGGGCCGTTTTTTTTGTTTTGTCCGATACAGATAATGCCCAGCCTACAAAATACGGCTCCCTTGTTTTTGATGTTATCCCGAGCGGAAAACTAGCTGAGCAAGTTGGCTCTACCACCCTTTTCACACCTGCCCGAACTTTAAAAAGGGCAAATGCGCTTGGAATTAATGCCAGTTCAGCGACCAATGCAGATATGCCTGCGGCTGGTCTGGAGCTTGCTCTGGCGGCCCTGCACGCGTCAGAAAACGGCCATTCATGCTGCGCCGAGCAAGCTGGGGATAATTTCGGACTGGTCAAAATCACTAAGGATAAGGATTAA
- a CDS encoding beta-ketoacyl-[acyl-carrier-protein] synthase family protein, with the protein MDNPVGICATGSICAAGKSSRSCFATMLDGQVTPSFIPGFSYDDHMQSPVFAVPKSWLNEYESTTPLTETVKLLFTAADEAYAQAGLDPQKTQGLTIGTCIGSSTGASLNFKSFYQEWKEGQKPDLKAINSYLHCNPAQALAEKYSFSGPVQTVTNACSSGTDAVGMAASWIRQGLCDIVFAGGADALSGISYTGFSRLMITSPQPCRPFDKNRSGLNLGEGAAVLILTSEKAQRKLGLTPIARILGYGTACDAHHLTAPHPDGMGLKKAIQIALERSGLNAKDIGFINVHGTGTQNNDCVEGMIIKEFFENTPFTGIKGFTGHTLGAAGAIEAVMTALSLQSGLLMPASGFNEPDPETGVSPINRKMKIRADYALSDSLAFGGNNSAIILQRETT; encoded by the coding sequence GTGGACAATCCCGTCGGTATATGCGCAACCGGATCTATCTGCGCTGCTGGAAAATCAAGCCGGTCATGTTTTGCAACCATGCTTGACGGGCAGGTAACCCCCAGCTTTATTCCCGGCTTTTCTTATGATGACCACATGCAATCTCCTGTTTTTGCCGTACCCAAGTCATGGCTTAATGAATATGAATCAACAACTCCGCTTACGGAAACCGTAAAGCTGCTTTTCACCGCAGCAGACGAGGCATATGCACAGGCCGGACTTGATCCGCAGAAAACGCAGGGCTTAACCATTGGAACATGCATAGGTTCTTCCACCGGAGCATCACTGAACTTCAAATCATTTTATCAAGAATGGAAAGAAGGCCAAAAGCCCGACCTTAAAGCGATCAACAGCTACCTGCACTGCAATCCAGCGCAGGCTCTGGCAGAAAAATACTCTTTCTCCGGTCCGGTTCAGACTGTAACAAATGCCTGCTCATCAGGAACGGACGCTGTCGGCATGGCTGCTTCGTGGATAAGGCAGGGACTTTGCGATATTGTTTTTGCCGGCGGCGCAGATGCGCTAAGCGGTATTTCCTATACCGGATTTTCCAGATTAATGATTACCAGCCCACAGCCGTGCCGCCCGTTTGATAAAAACCGCAGCGGACTTAACCTCGGCGAAGGTGCTGCTGTTCTTATTCTGACCAGCGAGAAGGCGCAACGCAAACTCGGCCTGACTCCCATTGCCCGGATACTGGGATACGGAACAGCCTGTGATGCCCATCACCTCACCGCTCCTCATCCAGACGGAATGGGACTGAAAAAGGCTATTCAAATTGCGCTTGAGCGCAGCGGGCTAAACGCAAAAGACATCGGATTCATAAATGTGCACGGCACAGGAACCCAAAACAATGACTGCGTTGAAGGGATGATCATCAAAGAATTTTTCGAAAATACACCATTTACCGGAATCAAAGGATTTACCGGACACACTCTGGGAGCTGCCGGAGCAATTGAAGCGGTAATGACCGCTCTCTCGCTGCAAAGTGGGCTGCTCATGCCTGCGAGCGGGTTTAATGAACCGGACCCTGAAACCGGAGTCAGTCCCATAAACCGCAAGATGAAAATCAGAGCGGACTACGCCCTGTCCGATTCGCTGGCCTTTGGCGGCAACAATTCTGCCATTATCCTGCAACGGGAGACAACGTAA
- a CDS encoding phosphopantetheine-binding protein — MAVSYSHNTQLTSHQSYHEDELHTKLKELLIEELNLVDVTVDEIENDTPLFGEGLGLDSLDAVEIVVLVQKNFGVEIKNMDEGKTAFQSVGSLADFIKKRQV; from the coding sequence GTGGCAGTAAGTTACAGCCACAACACACAGCTAACAAGCCACCAAAGCTATCACGAGGATGAATTGCATACTAAACTAAAAGAACTCCTTATCGAGGAGTTGAACCTTGTTGATGTTACCGTAGACGAAATTGAAAACGATACCCCTCTTTTCGGAGAAGGGCTTGGTCTTGATTCTCTGGACGCCGTTGAAATTGTTGTTCTGGTCCAGAAAAATTTCGGAGTGGAAATTAAAAATATGGATGAAGGCAAAACTGCTTTTCAGTCTGTGGGCAGCCTTGCTGATTTTATCAAAAAAAGACAGGTATAG
- a CDS encoding lysophospholipid acyltransferase family protein, which translates to MKNASQSENKIWTSKSLAPVCFHNFFYNVIRFTGRQAAYILLFFVVSFYCLLPGIRRRGMHYISRRFEKQNMVRRFIHIFRMYWNFGQMLVDRSVLRILGKFEATGAAEHKKKLQELYAEHGKLILLTGHAGCWQMGISYLNFLDAPKAVVMLTDNNDVDKHSFKLRPCGADGSEGTGSEEEEITIINPATALGGSLEMLSALRNKSVLCINADRTFGSKKHTVEVDFLGGTIRLPISGYKIAATTNTPVAIVFSARTGAGKGEFWISDVLYIPENTGKSGVRGAEAFKPFAQKYAHELEKYCKDHPYQFYNFFNMWQ; encoded by the coding sequence ATGAAAAACGCATCGCAATCAGAAAATAAAATCTGGACCAGTAAGAGTCTGGCTCCTGTTTGTTTTCATAACTTTTTCTATAATGTCATCCGTTTTACCGGCCGTCAGGCCGCATACATTTTGCTTTTTTTCGTGGTCAGTTTTTACTGCTTACTGCCCGGTATCCGCAGACGGGGAATGCATTATATTTCCCGCCGCTTTGAAAAGCAGAATATGGTCCGCCGGTTTATTCATATTTTCCGTATGTACTGGAATTTTGGCCAAATGCTGGTGGACCGCTCAGTCTTGAGAATTCTGGGTAAATTTGAAGCCACCGGCGCAGCTGAACATAAAAAGAAGCTTCAGGAGCTGTACGCTGAGCACGGCAAGCTCATTTTGCTCACCGGACATGCGGGCTGCTGGCAGATGGGTATTTCATACCTTAATTTTCTGGATGCACCAAAAGCGGTTGTCATGCTGACGGACAACAATGATGTTGATAAACATTCCTTTAAATTAAGACCCTGCGGAGCTGACGGCAGTGAAGGAACCGGATCTGAGGAAGAAGAGATCACGATTATAAATCCGGCAACTGCACTGGGCGGCTCGCTGGAGATGCTCAGTGCCCTTCGAAACAAATCTGTGCTGTGCATCAATGCAGACCGAACCTTCGGCAGCAAGAAACACACAGTTGAAGTTGATTTTCTGGGCGGCACTATACGGCTGCCCATCAGCGGATATAAAATTGCCGCAACGACCAATACTCCTGTTGCTATTGTCTTTTCGGCAAGAACAGGTGCGGGGAAAGGTGAGTTCTGGATTTCAGATGTGCTGTATATCCCTGAGAACACAGGTAAATCCGGTGTTCGTGGCGCAGAGGCATTTAAGCCTTTTGCGCAGAAGTATGCCCACGAACTGGAAAAGTACTGCAAGGATCACCCTTACCAGTTCTACAATTTTTTTAATATGTGGCAGTAA
- a CDS encoding DUF2062 domain-containing protein → MTSPQNNIRGNSVQLASPAVKPLIVIPVFNHGKTLRRVAESCLQYGEVLIVDDGSTDGGTETVQDLALTIVSHGKNIGKGQAILTAAQKALELGKTHIITIDADGQHFPEDIPAFLEAIKKAPETLFVGSRNFSGQNIPASSKFGRSFSNFWLRVQTGEKLGDVQSGFRAYPLEIFPVLKTSEKRYAFEVEILVKAAWAGYKLKDIPIEVFYPTADKRISHFKALKDNVQISLLNTRLTARSFIPVPHRQFDKDEDGKITPIHPLRSMRILLSKDETPLNLAVSGAIGMLLGTLPLIAMHSIAIIVVCGFFRLSKITGLAVSQLCIPPLVPALCIEAGHFMRHNEFLTEISLQTLGYEALQRFYEWVLGSLVLGPVFALITGLTIYIMAFIVKRFLDIKPL, encoded by the coding sequence ATGACCAGCCCACAAAATAATATACGCGGAAACAGCGTGCAGCTTGCCAGTCCGGCAGTAAAACCGCTTATCGTCATCCCCGTGTTCAACCACGGCAAGACTTTACGCCGTGTGGCAGAAAGCTGTCTACAATACGGTGAAGTACTCATAGTGGATGACGGCAGCACTGACGGCGGGACAGAAACGGTACAAGATCTTGCGCTGACCATTGTAAGCCACGGAAAAAATATAGGCAAAGGTCAGGCAATTTTAACGGCTGCTCAAAAAGCACTTGAACTGGGGAAAACCCACATCATCACCATTGATGCAGACGGACAGCATTTCCCTGAAGATATTCCCGCTTTCCTTGAGGCCATAAAAAAGGCTCCTGAAACACTTTTTGTGGGCAGCAGGAACTTCTCAGGGCAGAACATTCCGGCCTCCTCAAAATTCGGACGCAGTTTTTCAAATTTCTGGCTGCGGGTGCAGACCGGAGAAAAACTCGGAGACGTTCAAAGCGGGTTCCGAGCCTATCCTCTTGAAATTTTTCCAGTTCTCAAAACATCAGAAAAACGATATGCCTTTGAAGTCGAAATTCTGGTCAAGGCAGCATGGGCCGGCTATAAGCTTAAAGATATTCCTATCGAAGTTTTTTACCCGACAGCCGATAAACGCATTTCTCATTTTAAAGCACTAAAAGATAACGTCCAGATATCCCTGCTAAATACAAGATTGACAGCGCGTTCGTTTATACCTGTTCCGCACCGGCAGTTTGATAAAGATGAAGATGGAAAAATTACTCCCATCCACCCGCTGCGCTCTATGCGGATTTTACTATCCAAAGATGAGACGCCGCTTAATCTGGCTGTCTCCGGTGCAATCGGTATGCTGCTCGGCACTCTGCCGCTGATTGCCATGCACTCCATTGCCATCATTGTGGTCTGCGGATTTTTCCGGCTGAGCAAAATTACCGGACTTGCGGTCAGCCAGCTCTGCATTCCACCGCTGGTCCCGGCCCTGTGCATCGAGGCCGGACACTTCATGCGTCACAATGAATTTCTCACCGAAATATCCTTGCAGACTCTCGGATATGAAGCACTGCAAAGATTTTACGAATGGGTACTCGGCTCCCTTGTATTAGGCCCTGTATTTGCTTTGATTACAGGACTTACTATTTACATTATGGCCTTTATTGTTAAGCGGTTTTTAGATATTAAACCGCTGTAA
- a CDS encoding lipid biosynthesis B12-binding/radical SAM protein yields MASIFLISSNTNIEPYPVYPIGMSVIAGALQQAGHEVIQYDMLAHSSSLEILHEKIMAVRPDYVGISIRNVDNVDSFTSHTNKYIFKVRQIVETVKKQNIPVIAGGAGFSLLPDEILDYIGADYGIVGEGEMKMVRLIKLLEKGGNAPRIYGPEEGLSGGNIKFPLWSPELLKYYIAESGVANVQTKRGCEHCCAYCTYPYLEGRKMRLRPPEKVVDEIEMLCSYGADNLFFTDSVFNDRSGHYLQVAEEIIRRRLDIKWCAFFQPQPIESDEIDLLKRSGMQAMEVGTDATSDTTLKGLHKSFTFDEVMDFNEKCVAKKVPCAHFVIFGGPDESMETVHEGIENMNKLRSCVVFPFSGIRMHKGTPLFTRAVKEGVIRSGQSLLEPVYYFSPLLDKDEMNDALIKGFKKRRDRLFPPDEGQQRINIMKKFGFRGILWDQLIKF; encoded by the coding sequence ATGGCTTCCATTTTCCTCATTTCATCCAACACTAATATTGAGCCTTATCCGGTCTACCCCATCGGTATGTCAGTCATTGCCGGAGCTTTACAACAGGCCGGACATGAAGTGATCCAATACGATATGCTGGCCCACAGCAGTTCTCTTGAAATCCTGCACGAAAAAATAATGGCCGTCAGGCCGGACTACGTCGGCATCTCCATCCGCAATGTGGATAATGTTGATTCTTTCACCTCCCACACTAATAAATACATCTTCAAAGTAAGGCAGATTGTCGAAACAGTAAAAAAACAGAATATTCCGGTCATTGCCGGAGGAGCCGGTTTTTCACTGCTGCCTGATGAAATTCTGGATTATATCGGGGCCGATTACGGTATTGTGGGCGAAGGCGAAATGAAAATGGTCCGACTCATCAAACTACTTGAAAAGGGAGGAAATGCGCCCCGTATTTATGGGCCGGAAGAGGGGCTTTCAGGCGGAAATATTAAGTTCCCGCTCTGGTCTCCGGAACTGCTGAAATATTATATTGCCGAGAGCGGCGTGGCGAATGTGCAGACCAAAAGAGGCTGTGAACATTGCTGCGCCTACTGCACCTATCCTTACCTTGAAGGCCGTAAAATGAGGCTGCGCCCTCCGGAAAAAGTTGTGGATGAAATCGAAATGCTATGCAGCTACGGTGCGGACAATCTTTTTTTCACCGACTCGGTTTTCAATGACCGCTCAGGGCATTACCTGCAAGTGGCGGAAGAGATCATCCGCCGCAGGCTGGATATCAAATGGTGCGCATTCTTCCAGCCGCAACCTATTGAAAGCGATGAAATAGACCTGCTCAAAAGATCCGGCATGCAGGCTATGGAGGTCGGTACAGATGCGACCTCCGACACAACCCTGAAAGGGCTTCATAAAAGTTTTACCTTTGACGAGGTCATGGACTTTAATGAAAAGTGCGTAGCGAAGAAAGTTCCCTGCGCCCACTTTGTAATTTTCGGCGGCCCCGATGAAAGCATGGAGACAGTACACGAAGGCATTGAAAATATGAACAAGCTGCGCAGCTGTGTTGTCTTCCCGTTTTCAGGCATCAGAATGCATAAGGGAACACCGCTCTTTACACGGGCGGTAAAAGAAGGTGTAATCCGGTCCGGCCAGTCACTGCTTGAACCTGTATATTATTTTTCCCCGCTGCTTGATAAAGATGAAATGAATGATGCCCTGATCAAAGGGTTCAAAAAACGCAGAGACCGCTTGTTCCCGCCGGACGAAGGGCAGCAACGTATCAACATAATGAAAAAATTCGGATTCCGGGGAATACTCTGGGACCAGCTGATAAAATTCTAA
- a CDS encoding acyl-CoA thioesterase, translating to MSRKAYFSSPSGCPAPLCHTVERTVRFEEVDPMNIVWHGRYPGYFEDGRVALGDMYGIGYMDLYKYKIAAPIKKMQVDYIKPLHFGETFSIETMLHWTEAARMNYEFIIRNSDGEKTTTGCTVQLFVQDGELMMYQPDFFAEMCLKWKENSLSPLRPASR from the coding sequence ATGAGTCGTAAAGCATACTTTTCCAGCCCCTCAGGCTGCCCTGCTCCTCTATGCCATACAGTTGAGCGCACGGTGAGATTTGAAGAAGTTGATCCCATGAATATTGTCTGGCACGGCCGCTACCCCGGCTACTTTGAAGATGGACGGGTCGCCCTTGGTGATATGTACGGTATCGGCTACATGGACCTTTATAAATATAAGATTGCCGCGCCCATCAAAAAAATGCAGGTGGATTATATTAAGCCGCTGCATTTTGGTGAGACATTTTCCATTGAGACAATGTTGCACTGGACCGAAGCCGCGCGCATGAATTACGAATTTATTATCCGCAACAGTGATGGTGAAAAAACCACCACCGGATGCACGGTACAGCTCTTTGTGCAGGATGGCGAACTCATGATGTACCAGCCAGATTTCTTTGCAGAGATGTGCCTCAAGTGGAAAGAAAATTCTCTATCCCCTCTACGCCCCGCCTCCCGGTAA
- a CDS encoding 3-hydroxyacyl-ACP dehydratase FabZ family protein → MDLRNHIENSATTLESRDGAYTRSFCFKPDFPGFDGHFPDNPILPGVVQVLLGELSSLIGLSAEYPNKKFTLESVTRCKFLRPVKPDETLCLKFTIKAKELKYITICSLTVNGETAASYQLIFSPKADL, encoded by the coding sequence ATGGATCTTCGAAATCATATTGAAAACTCCGCGACAACGCTTGAAAGCAGAGATGGGGCGTACACCCGCTCATTTTGTTTCAAGCCCGACTTTCCCGGCTTTGACGGACATTTTCCCGATAACCCTATCCTGCCCGGCGTTGTACAAGTTCTGCTTGGCGAACTAAGCAGTCTAATCGGCCTGAGCGCAGAATATCCAAATAAAAAATTTACACTTGAAAGCGTAACCCGCTGTAAATTTCTGCGCCCTGTCAAACCGGATGAAACCCTGTGCCTAAAATTCACCATTAAAGCAAAGGAACTCAAGTATATCACCATTTGCTCCCTGACGGTTAACGGCGAAACAGCAGCATCCTACCAATTAATTTTCAGCCCCAAGGCGGATCTATGA
- a CDS encoding MMPL family transporter, with protein MPSHYKLQETHSFLKNKKIQSITVLLFFTLLCALPLLSITLTEDISTMIPQGKDGRIADDFALLQKAPLSGKVMISISSNTAKPQQLEKIADSISARMSPPYLTAQDYSGTRPQAVINFLLRQAPNLTTENDLARLKYITSQHVIKQTLLQNKQQLISPAGFGLRKIIASDPLDLRSIYLEKLAPLKHLPRFKVQGKHLFNNDRTALLIFAKSEIPMTDSRLGAELLSHFTEIKKSALAENNAAASDINISLLSGHLYTTANASIIKRDIFTLSALSISALLILFFYSFRRAGALTVFLAPGVAILAGLSTAAIFFQNLSAIVIGFGAVLMGISIDFAVHTYFALADNPEDKNKALKKVSSPILFGAATSCAAFAALYVSGIPGIKQLALFSVAGIIAACGYALLFIPRFCSSFPEKTLGANTIFHIPKHKTAVIGISIFILTAGTYYALNNSFDTELKNLGYISDEIRNTEKLFHEKWGNLSRQALLFAKGETQESALQNNERLWADLSINLPETKTVNLAPVLPSTKTQLKNRKLWAEFWKREQLNRIISTVNSEGRKIGFAPDVFTASLKKIHSDEPVLTVESMNSSALGFLTELLIPKSGQGKNKLIMTLLPDTDKVSDYFNEQKEQELNARLVSQSRFKATLETEMKADITKFICLSGLLVTLLIGILFRNLRRAALAIFPAVFGVVCTFGVLGFLGIPLNIFHIAALPLVIGLGADYGIFMVFQEIKKPSPSTVKAVKISGLTTLAGFGVLVFAKHPSLHSLGATVAAGVSAALICAVFILPHLLRMKLQTEKDHA; from the coding sequence ATGCCTTCTCATTATAAGTTGCAAGAGACTCATTCATTTCTCAAAAACAAAAAAATTCAAAGTATCACTGTTTTACTTTTTTTTACTCTGCTTTGCGCGCTTCCGCTGCTCTCAATCACGCTTACTGAAGACATTTCCACCATGATCCCGCAAGGAAAAGACGGACGCATAGCAGATGACTTTGCACTGCTCCAAAAAGCTCCTCTATCCGGAAAGGTAATGATTTCAATTTCAAGCAACACAGCAAAACCGCAGCAGCTTGAAAAAATAGCCGACAGTATTTCAGCCAGAATGTCCCCGCCGTATCTGACTGCTCAGGACTATTCCGGCACAAGGCCACAGGCCGTAATTAATTTTCTGCTCCGGCAGGCTCCTAACCTGACCACAGAAAACGATCTTGCCAGGCTTAAATACATCACCAGTCAGCATGTAATCAAGCAAACACTGCTGCAAAACAAACAGCAGCTCATTTCCCCTGCCGGATTCGGTTTACGAAAAATTATTGCGTCTGATCCACTTGATCTGCGTTCAATCTATCTGGAAAAACTCGCACCGCTTAAGCACCTTCCGCGGTTTAAAGTTCAAGGAAAACACCTTTTCAACAATGATAGAACAGCATTGCTGATCTTTGCAAAATCCGAAATACCCATGACCGATTCAAGGCTGGGGGCAGAACTTTTAAGTCACTTTACCGAAATAAAAAAAAGTGCACTGGCCGAAAATAATGCCGCAGCGTCTGACATAAACATCTCACTTCTGAGCGGACACCTGTATACAACCGCCAATGCCTCCATCATTAAACGCGATATTTTTACGCTGTCCGCTCTCTCTATCAGTGCTCTTTTAATTCTCTTTTTCTATTCATTCCGCAGGGCCGGAGCTTTGACTGTATTTCTGGCACCGGGAGTAGCCATTCTTGCAGGGTTAAGCACAGCAGCAATTTTTTTCCAGAATTTATCGGCGATTGTAATCGGCTTCGGAGCGGTGCTTATGGGCATATCCATTGACTTTGCAGTGCACACATATTTTGCATTGGCAGATAACCCCGAAGACAAAAATAAAGCCCTCAAAAAAGTTTCATCACCAATCCTTTTCGGGGCGGCAACTTCCTGCGCAGCCTTTGCCGCCCTGTATGTATCAGGCATTCCGGGTATCAAGCAACTCGCCCTTTTCTCTGTTGCAGGGATCATTGCCGCCTGCGGCTATGCATTGCTTTTTATCCCCCGTTTTTGCAGCTCATTTCCTGAAAAGACCCTCGGCGCAAACACAATATTTCATATTCCAAAGCATAAAACTGCCGTGATCGGCATATCCATTTTTATACTCACTGCCGGAACATATTACGCTCTGAACAATTCATTTGACACCGAGCTTAAAAATCTGGGCTATATATCGGATGAAATACGTAATACTGAAAAACTGTTTCACGAAAAATGGGGTAACCTGAGCAGGCAGGCTTTACTTTTCGCCAAAGGCGAAACGCAGGAAAGCGCACTGCAAAACAACGAAAGATTATGGGCAGACCTCTCCATAAATCTGCCTGAAACAAAAACGGTCAACCTTGCTCCGGTACTTCCTTCCACGAAAACCCAGCTCAAAAACCGCAAACTCTGGGCCGAATTCTGGAAGCGCGAGCAACTAAACCGAATCATTTCCACTGTAAACAGTGAGGGCAGAAAAATAGGATTTGCACCCGATGTGTTTACTGCAAGCCTTAAAAAAATTCACTCCGATGAACCTGTTTTAACGGTTGAAAGCATGAATTCAAGCGCGCTCGGTTTTCTCACAGAATTACTTATTCCTAAATCAGGGCAGGGCAAAAACAAACTGATTATGACCCTGTTACCTGATACCGATAAAGTCTCAGACTACTTTAACGAGCAAAAAGAACAGGAACTTAATGCCCGGCTTGTCTCGCAATCCAGATTTAAAGCAACCCTTGAAACTGAAATGAAAGCAGACATCACGAAATTTATCTGTCTCTCAGGATTGCTTGTAACTCTTTTGATCGGTATTCTTTTCCGCAACCTGCGCCGCGCTGCTCTGGCCATTTTCCCTGCTGTTTTCGGGGTAGTCTGCACGTTTGGAGTGCTTGGATTCTTAGGGATTCCATTAAACATTTTCCATATTGCAGCATTGCCACTTGTCATCGGTCTGGGAGCGGATTACGGAATATTCATGGTTTTTCAGGAAATTAAAAAACCCAGCCCGTCAACTGTGAAGGCTGTTAAAATATCCGGTTTGACCACGCTGGCCGGATTCGGAGTGCTGGTCTTCGCCAAGCATCCCTCCCTGCATTCTCTGGGAGCAACAGTTGCGGCAGGCGTCAGCGCAGCTCTTATCTGCGCAGTTTTTATTCTGCCGCACCTGCTGCGCATGAAACTGCAAACTGAGAAAGACCATGCATAA
- a CDS encoding LolA family protein: MTSLKYYLLFLCMLAIALPSSEGLAESNRQDLFLQSLEAKSEKINSIASNFTQQSYISLFEDTISSKGKFTFSRPDNLRWEYTAPFVSGFLLKGKTGLRWDAAGDKATPFSTDNSPEMAVISEQILAWTTMNISWLDSVYTIKVTNYSPAVMELTPRSALAKDFLSLIKIFFSPDATHLQGIELHVPGGDYTKINFSDIEINGVLPDGIFEKE, translated from the coding sequence ATGACCTCTCTGAAATATTATTTACTGTTTCTGTGTATGCTGGCGATTGCTCTGCCCAGCTCTGAGGGGCTTGCAGAGTCAAACAGGCAGGATTTATTTCTGCAAAGCCTTGAAGCAAAATCTGAAAAAATCAACTCCATCGCCAGCAACTTTACCCAGCAGAGCTATATCTCGCTTTTTGAAGATACCATAAGTTCAAAAGGCAAATTCACCTTTTCCAGACCGGACAACCTGCGCTGGGAATACACTGCGCCCTTTGTCTCCGGTTTCCTGCTCAAAGGGAAAACAGGACTCCGGTGGGACGCGGCCGGTGATAAGGCAACTCCCTTCAGCACCGATAATTCACCGGAAATGGCTGTTATTTCTGAACAGATACTGGCATGGACCACCATGAATATTTCGTGGCTGGATTCCGTCTACACTATTAAAGTGACCAATTATTCTCCGGCGGTAATGGAGCTTACCCCCAGATCAGCCCTTGCTAAAGATTTTCTGAGCCTGATCAAAATATTCTTCAGCCCCGATGCAACCCACCTGCAGGGGATAGAACTGCATGTTCCGGGCGGCGATTACACCAAAATAAATTTCTCAGATATTGAAATAAACGGCGTTCTGCCTGACGGTATTTTTGAAAAAGAGTAG
- a CDS encoding 3-hydroxylacyl-ACP dehydratase produces the protein MKLPVKAEKVLPHRGRMLLIDTVTSAEDGAGTVTTRLPANSISRTADGRIFAPFYIELVAQAYAAICGYSFLSRDIPVPEGYLVGVQKFEIHQNPPADCPFESQLIISVQTLGSFDGFAVVEGVVSCDSKVIAEGKIKVFVPEDAATESRINESTVALSGASESKTQ, from the coding sequence ATGAAACTCCCTGTAAAGGCAGAAAAAGTACTTCCACATCGAGGCCGGATGCTGCTCATCGACACAGTCACCTCCGCTGAAGATGGAGCGGGGACAGTTACAACCAGACTGCCGGCAAACAGTATTTCCCGCACTGCTGATGGTAGGATATTTGCCCCTTTTTATATTGAACTGGTAGCACAGGCTTATGCTGCCATCTGCGGGTACAGCTTTTTAAGCCGCGATATACCCGTGCCTGAAGGCTACCTAGTCGGCGTGCAGAAATTTGAAATTCATCAAAATCCCCCCGCTGACTGCCCTTTTGAATCTCAGCTGATTATTTCAGTACAAACTCTAGGCAGTTTTGATGGCTTTGCTGTTGTTGAAGGAGTTGTTTCCTGTGACAGCAAAGTTATTGCCGAAGGCAAAATTAAAGTGTTTGTCCCCGAAGACGCTGCAACTGAAAGCCGCATAAATGAAAGCACTGTTGCACTGTCAGGTGCAAGTGAGAGCAAAACGCAATGA